GTTCAGAGAGAGATGTTGTCAACTCATCTAACCATTTTTTAAAGGTTTTAGCTCCACGACCTTTAACAATTGGCTGCAATTCATGGTCTTTCATTTGCATGACAACACGGATATTGAGAAGTGAGCTCAACAATCCAGTTACACGGCCAATTCGTCCACCTTTTACTAGATTTTCTAGAGTAGAAACACCAATATAGAGCTCCGTATGGTTTTTTACCTCTTCAACGTGAGATAAAATTTCCGCCATATCTTTGCTTTCTTGTGCTAATTTCGCAGCCTCAACAACTTGGAATTTCAAGGCTTGGTCAGTAAAGGAACTATCGATAACTGTCACGTCGGCAGTAGATAGGCTGGCACCTTGGCGTGCTGCTTCTACAGTCCCCGAAAGAGCATGGGACATATGAATAGCAAGAATCTGGCTACCATCTTTGCATAGGTCTTCAAAAACTTCAGCAAAGACACCTACAGGAGGTTGACTTGTCTTAGGAAGATTCTTACTTGCTTGCATCAACTGAAGAAATTTACCTTCCTCTTTCAAATCCGCATCAGAATAAACAACATTATCAATCATTACAGATAATGGAACAATTGTAATATCTAATTGTTTTACTAGTTCTGGTTCAATAGTAACAGATGAATCGGTTACAATCTTAATTTTTGTCATAGTATCAATCTTTCTATTTTAGGATTCAGATTGGTTTTCTTACTTCTAATTATATCAAAAAAAGATTAAAAATCCTAATGGAGTCAATCAAATTTTCCGTAAAAATTTGATATAATCAACTTATAAGAAAAGAGGTGTCCTATGATTAAAAAAATTTACCCCATTTTAACCATTTTACTAGGTGCTGCTATTTATGCTTTTGGACTGACTTATTTTGTAGTTCCCCGTCATCTCTTTGAAGGAGGGGCGACAGGTATTACCCTCATCACCTTTTATCTTTTTAAAATCCCTGTTTCGCTCATGAACTTGCTGATTAACATTCCCCTTTTCATCCTAGCTTGGAAAATATTTGGAGCAAAATCCCTCTATTCTAGTTTGCTCGGAACCTTAGCCTTGTCTGCCTGGTTGGCTTTTTTCGAGCGTATTCCCCTTCATATTGACCTTCAAGGTGATTTACTAATCACAGCTCTTATAGCGGGAATTCTATTGGGAATCGGTCTTGGAATTATATTTAATGCTGGAGGTACAACTGGTGGTACTGATATTCTAGCTCGTATTCTCAATAAATACACTCATATATCAATGGGAAAACTGCTCTTTATCTTAGATTTTTGTATTCTCATGCTCATTCTCCTAATCTTCAAGGACTTGAGATTGGTTTCTTACACGCTCTTATTTGATTTTATCGTTTCTCGTGTCATTGATTTGATTGGAGAAGGTGGCTATGCTGGTAAAGGCTTTATGATTATCACAAAACGTCCTGACCAACTTGCTAAAGCGATTAATGATGATCTAGGAAGAGGCGTTACTTTTATTTCTGGTCAAGGCTACTATAGTCAAAAAGATTTGAAGATTATCTACTGTATTGTCGGTAGAAATGAGATTGTGAAAATGAAGGAAATGATTCATCGAATCGATCCTCAAGCCTTTATAACCATTACAGAAGCCCATGAAATCCTTGGAGAAGGATTCACCTTTGAAAAAGAATAAAAGAGGTAGTGTAGTGACCTCAAAAGTTAGACTTATTCATCTATCTTTTGGGTTACAAACAGCCTCTTTTTTAATTACCCAAACTCTTAAGACCAATTCCGAGCTACTTCTTCATCAGCCCTTAACTGATCCACTAATTGGTCAACTGAGTCAAATTTGCTCATATCTCGAATGCGATCAAGCCAATAAACCATGACGGTTTCCCCATAAATATCTTGATTAAAATCAAAAATATTGACTTCAAAACGTGCTTCTTCTCCATCAAAGGTCACATTTTTCCCGACACTAGCCATAGCACGATACTTCTGTCTTTGAATCTCAACATCAACGACATAAACGCCATCTGCTGGCATATAAGTACGATCTAAAAGCACCAAATTAGCTGTTGGATAACCAATCGTACGACCACGAGCATTGCCATGAACCACCATACCTCTTGATGGAAGCGGTGCCCCCAAAAGTTCTCCTGCTTCTTTTACATTTCCATCTAAAATAGCTTGACGGATACGAGTTGAACTAATCTTTCCTTTCTCATCTTCTACAGGTGGAACGATAATGACTTCTCCATCAAAGTAATCCTTTAAGTCTTCTGCCGTCTTTTTGTCAGAACCAAATGTATAATCAAAACCTGCAACAATAATTTTGGCGTTCATAGCCTTGATATAGGTTGCAAAAAATTCTTCTGCCGTGAGACTAGCGAATTGACTACTAAAATCAAGGAGATATAATTCTTCTACGCCTTCACGCTTTAATTTCCTCTCACGTTCAGCAGGGTTCAAAATATGTAAAAACAGATCAGGATGATAAGGCTCTAAAGCAATCTTTGGAGATTCATTAAAGGTCATAACGACGATAGGTAATAAATCTTTTCTCGCAGCCTTATTGGCAATGCGAAATAATTCTTGATGCCCCTTGTGTATACCATCAAAATAGCCGAGAACAACGACTGAATCAGATGGTGTACCAATATCTTTTTGGTTTTTTATAGGAATGGTAATAATCATAAAATAATTATATCATAGCGATAGCTTTTTCTGGAACAGAAAATCTAAAATGTCGTTTTTTTAACCTGAAATAGCCATTTTTCAAAAGGGAGTAGCATGCAAATTTATATTGATCTGATATACTAGAATTACAAAAAAGGGGAACGATTAACATCATAAGCCATTCTCAATTTATTCTTATCGTATCACAATTCATAATCATCCTTGAGTGAAGAACTGATAGTTGAATAGCCTGCACTAATATCGCAAAAGCCAGCGTCAGAAAACGCTGGCTTTAAAAATGTGAAAAATTTTTCTCAACTAGATCGCTTCTGTGACAAAACTACGGCTTTCCAACACTTTGAGCATGGCGTTAGCTGTATCTAGGGCTGTGAAGAGGGGCACACCGTGTTCAATGGCTGAACGGCGAATCTGCTCACCATCTTCGTCAGCAGTACGTTTGGTTCCCACTGTGTTAATAATAGCTTGGATTCTTCCTTTACGAACAAAGTTTGGAATATCCTTATCGTCATCACCAATCTTACCAACAGGCTGAGCATGTAATCCATGACTGGCAAAGAAGGCTGCTGTCCCTTCTGTCGCGAGGATTCCATAGCCAATATTTTGGAAACGACGAGCCAAGTCCAAGGCTTCTTCTTTTGCATCATCAGCGATAGTGAATACAACGTTACCAAAGGTTGGCAAGTGTAAGTAAGAAGCTTCAAAGGCTTTATAGAGAGCTTTTTCCAAAGTCGTATCAGAACCCATAACTTCACCTGTTGACTTCATTTCAGGACCGAGCAAGCTGTCTACCTTAGCTAGTTTCGTGAAGGAGAAGACTGGTGCTTTAATATGAACGCGAGTGCTTTCAGGGTAAAGTCCATCTTGGTAGCCAAGTTCTTCAAGGTTTTGACCAAGAATGAGCTTAGTAGCTACCTGAGCCATTGGAATATTAGTTACTTTTGAAAGGAAAGGTACCGTACGGCTGGCACGTGGATTGACCTCAATAACGTAGACTTTTTCATCCTTGATAACAAACTGGATGTT
Above is a genomic segment from Streptococcus sp. SN-1 containing:
- a CDS encoding DegV family protein, with the protein product MTKIKIVTDSSVTIEPELVKQLDITIVPLSVMIDNVVYSDADLKEEGKFLQLMQASKNLPKTSQPPVGVFAEVFEDLCKDGSQILAIHMSHALSGTVEAARQGASLSTADVTVIDSSFTDQALKFQVVEAAKLAQESKDMAEILSHVEEVKNHTELYIGVSTLENLVKGGRIGRVTGLLSSLLNIRVVMQMKDHELQPIVKGRGAKTFKKWLDELTTSLSERSVAEIGISYSGNADWAKEMKESLQAYVEKPISVLETGSIIQTHTGENAWAILVRYHS
- a CDS encoding YitT family protein is translated as MIKKIYPILTILLGAAIYAFGLTYFVVPRHLFEGGATGITLITFYLFKIPVSLMNLLINIPLFILAWKIFGAKSLYSSLLGTLALSAWLAFFERIPLHIDLQGDLLITALIAGILLGIGLGIIFNAGGTTGGTDILARILNKYTHISMGKLLFILDFCILMLILLIFKDLRLVSYTLLFDFIVSRVIDLIGEGGYAGKGFMIITKRPDQLAKAINDDLGRGVTFISGQGYYSQKDLKIIYCIVGRNEIVKMKEMIHRIDPQAFITITEAHEILGEGFTFEKE
- a CDS encoding bifunctional riboflavin kinase/FAD synthetase — protein: MIITIPIKNQKDIGTPSDSVVVLGYFDGIHKGHQELFRIANKAARKDLLPIVVMTFNESPKIALEPYHPDLFLHILNPAERERKLKREGVEELYLLDFSSQFASLTAEEFFATYIKAMNAKIIVAGFDYTFGSDKKTAEDLKDYFDGEVIIVPPVEDEKGKISSTRIRQAILDGNVKEAGELLGAPLPSRGMVVHGNARGRTIGYPTANLVLLDRTYMPADGVYVVDVEIQRQKYRAMASVGKNVTFDGEEARFEVNIFDFNQDIYGETVMVYWLDRIRDMSKFDSVDQLVDQLRADEEVARNWS